Genomic DNA from Oncorhynchus nerka isolate Pitt River linkage group LG17, Oner_Uvic_2.0, whole genome shotgun sequence:
GACGGCACCTCAAAGGTTTTGTGGAAGTGAGCGTAATCCACTTTGTACTGGCTCTTCTCCTCAAAGACGACAGGCTCAAAGCGGTGACCCCACAGGATCTCTGAGGACAGGTAGGAGCTGCGAGCTTGCGCTGTCATGGCTGTGGCTTCCACCATCCCTTCAAGTATCACCACTATCTCAAAGTCAGACAACTCTAGGTCCTGCTTGCTGATGCCAAACAGGGGGCTTTCCTCATCAATCTCATGAACAATGGTGAGCGGGGAGACCAGGAAGATGCGGTCGATGCCCATGTCATACCCTACGTTGATGTCGATCTGGTCCAGGGGGATGTACTCACCCTCCTCGGTGATGCGAGGTTTGATGAGCTGGGCCCGGACATGGGCCTCCACCATGTGGCTCTTCCTCAAGTTGCCCACCCTCCACATAAGGCACAGCTTCCCGTCACGCATGGCGATCACTGCATTGTTGCTGAAAAGCAGCGTCTCTGCACGCTTCTTAGGCCGCGCCATCTTGGCCAAGATGGCGCCGATCATGAAGGAGTCGATGATGCAGCCGAAGATGGACTGGAAGACCACCATGAAGACGGCCGAGGGGCACTCCTCCGTCACGCAGCGGAAGCCATAACCAATGGTGGTCTGGGTCTCCACAGAGAACAGGAAGGCGGCCACGAAGCTGTTGACCTGCAGGATGCAGGGGCTGAAGTTATCGTCTCCACCACCCGGGTTGTCCATATCCCCGTGAAGCAAAGCAATGACCCAGAAGGCCAGGCCGAATGCCAGCCAGGACACCACAAACACCAGTGTGAACATCAGGAACATCCAGCGCCAGCGGATGTCCACACATGTGGTGAAGATGTCTGACATGTAGCGCTGCGACTTCTCGTCCATGTGCGAGAAGCGCACATTGCACTGGCCGTTCTTGTTCACGAAGCGACTGCGGCACTTGCGGCGCATCGTGTGGATCTTGCCGTTGCCGAAGCCGTTGCCCATTGTGACAGCAGGCATGGCACCGAGACGCAGGCCTTCTTCCTCCGAGGACACGATGCAGTAGCTGTGCGCCCCGACCACACTCATAACCGAGCCAGACTCAGCTAGTGGGGCACCAAAGAGTCGCTGCTCCAACTCAACAGACAGAGTGGTAGTCAAGATGCGGGAAATAGCACTGGGGATCACAGGAAATGGCTACAGGCAGCTCCCCCCTTCTGCCAAAACAGATCTCTGTCCAAGTGGGCGAAATGGGTCCTAGACACACCCTTCCTGACCTGAGGAGACGAGAGAAGCCAGAGGTTAGTCTACTACACacaggatcctgatattatctaCTGTTTGTATGATAAAAAATGAAACAATTGAAATATCTAAAACATTGATGTGTGTTCTATATGCAACACTTCAATAAAAATGAAGCTATTACATGCAGGCCATGTTAAACAACACCCCTCCCATTCTGCCTCAAAGACTCATCTACTCAGCGGCATTTTAAGTGTTTTATCACTACAATGGTGTGGTACGTAGTACTCTATCACTTTGGGCTTGGTGCACCTTAGTAGCATGCAGATGTTGCTAATTAAACCAAGTTTACACTCTTTCTTGTGAAAATGATAAGCAGCCATTCAGCTGGGGTCCTGGTCTTGAGGATACAAATAGTGGTTTTTAAACTCCCCAGTAGACTAGTTCTGTGTCCCAAATtaaaccctattccctttatagtaacCTCCCACCACCACCGTCACCCGTCATCAGCACCCCCTGGTCTGGCTCTGGCTGTTCTGTAGTCTAGTGGCTGAGCAGTGTgatatgtctctctaataataGCTGCCAGTCACATTGAGCCCCCTTTTCCACAGCTCAGACTCTGAGAGCTCACTGCGTTCTGATTGCGTTTATTTTCAACACAAGTACTGTACAGACCATTTCATTTCAATGCTACTCCAGCACAGTTCATGTCAACGCAGCTAAGCAGATCATTTCAGTGAAACAATGTTTTGAGGGTTTCTTAGGTGTTCATTAGGTGCTGAATACGGAAACAGAACTGATACCATATTGCAGTGAAATGTGTAGCGACACAAAAAGTAAGTTATGACATATGGACCACATCATTATTGACTGACCTCCTTACTAacaggcacctctctctctctcgctctttctcgtagtctctctctctctctctctctctctctctctctctctctctcgctctctctctctttctctttctctttctctttctctctccctctctcaagtctctctctctctattatcgaccaaccagtaaacaggagtcACTGAAAAGGAACCTGATTTGCTGAGGTATTGTGGGATGGCTCAATGTAAGAGTGGTTAAAGGAGTCACCATGGAAACAGGTCACCGCACCAAGACTGAGGGCTGCTGAGATTGGGTGCCTGGTGATGGGCAAGGCCAAGTTACTCCTGTTAAAAATAATAGATTTATAGCCATATTCTAGGAGAGGAGGAAATAGTGAAGATAGTTACCTGTGTACTGAGACAACACCAATTAGGAAATTACGAACCACCTCACACCTGCGATCAAACCAGCCCCCAAAGTTACCACTTCTTAGGTATAGCTATACCTAAGATGTGGTAACTTTGGGGGCTGGTTTGATCGCAGGTGTGAGGTGGTTCGTAATTTCCTAATTGGTGTTGTCTCAGTACACAGGTAACTATCTTCACTATTTCCTCGTCTCCTAGAATATGGCTATAAATCTATTATTTTTAACAGGAGTAACTTGGCCTTGCCCATCTTGGTGTCTTGCCACCCTAAATTAAGTATTTCTGGTTCCGTCCAGGTGGCAGAACAGTCAGGAAGAGTTGCCCCCTTCCTGTGAGCATGGTTGTGTCCAAATGGCATCacagtccctatatagtgcagtacttttgactagagccctctATAGAAAATAGGATGTCATTTGGAACGCAGCCCATGGACAGATAAACCAACCAACAGCGAGACAGACTGAGGAAGATAAGCTAGAGAGGGTGAGTGATGGTGAGAGTGAAGTACTGTAATGGAACatagagaaaccagagagagagagtgaagaggtgAGCAGAAATGATTAAAAGGGGATAGAGGTCAGGGAAGACAGGGAGGCACTGTGGAAGGACACAAGGAAGAAGAAAGGGAATAGAAGGAGGCAGAAAACAGGGGGGAACCTTAGGACTgtaaaagggagggagagggagaaatgtaTACTGGTCTAAATAGAGCTTGTCTGTTTCGTCAAACGTCTGCCAACAAATGACTCTGCCATCTCCCCGATAACCAAAGAAAAACCCTCTGCTGCTGTCACCGTGGTTATTGCTCTCCTCTTGTTCTGTACATTTCAGTATAATTTTATtaattttactgcagtgggcgaaatgagggtcacacagagtgtttcttggtagtcttaaacaaatctactttgacacaaaagtatacacctcacacacatgcttATGGGCAATTTAAAAAGAagacaccatgtcagatatagagttgaaatgtattcaattttgagtttgcatcctaatattacattttatatgcatcacagaagactgaaatataacaaaactgtttaacatagaaacactggattttcTGCAACACTAAAAAAACGTAAAAGTGTATTAATTAGGAAAAATAGGAATAACATTagacccatgaggccactaggtcatttgactgcagggaAGGGCTACAGCCAACAGGTACAATGTACTATGATGCCAGTATGCATGAATAGAAAGGAGATTtatgggctcctaaccaattgtgctattttctGTGTTTTTTCACGTTGTTTGTACatcattttgtacataatgtttttgtCATCGTCTCTTATGCCCGAAAAGagattctggatatcagaacagcattactcacctcgaactgatTTTAAATTAGTCGGATGCGAAAGATTCACTTGAGATACCCGaccagggcctcccgggtggtgcagtggttaagggcgctgtactgcagtgccagctgtgccaccagagaccctgggttcgcgcccaggctctgtcataactgACCGTGGGGCGACACatattggcctagcgtcgtccgggttagggagggcttggccggtagggatatctttgtctcatcgtgcaccagccattcttgtggcgggccgggcgcagtgcgcgctaaccaaggttgccatgtgcacggtgtttcctctgacacattgttgTGGCTGGCTTcggggttggatgcgtgctgtgttaagaagcagtgtggcttggttgggttgtgtatcggaggacgcatgactttcaaccttcgtctgtcccgagcccgtacgggagttgtagtgatgagacaagatagtagctactataaaaaaaacaattggataccacgaaattggggagaaaaaggggtaaaataaaaaataaaataaaaaaataaaaaagagatacccgaccaggcccaaatcccatcATTCGCATGAAGAGAAGATGCCGATACAGGGGAAGCAGGttggggtgccttgtgagaatttgtcGGCGAGTGGGTAACCCACCTCTACCATCTGTCCAATTGGGCAACGTGAATCcattggagaataaactggatgagcaccccgttcaagactatcctaccaacgggatatTAAAACTGTAAAATCAtatgtttcaccaagtcgtggctgaacgacgacatggataatatacagctggctggttttTCCGTGCATCgacaagatagaacagctgcctccggtaataGCGGTCGAtatctatttgtcaataacagctggtgcgcgaaaTCAAATATTAAGGAATTCGCTAGGTGTTGCTCGCCTAAGGTAGAgtgtctcatgataagctgtagaccacactatttaccaaagtaattttcatttatatttttcgtagctgtctatttaccccCACAAACcggtgctggcactaagacagcactcaatgcagggaaacttaaatccatttgacctcatttctaccagcatgttacatgtgcaacaaGAGGGGAAAAcaatctagaccacctttactccacacacaagcTACACAAGCTATGAATATGTTCCGGGACTCGTCCGATGGCATTTAGTAGTAGAtaacatcagtcaccggcttcatcaataagtgcatcgatgacgttgtcctCACAGTGAGCGTGCGtacataccccaaacagaagccatggattacaggcaacatctgcactgaactaatgggtagagctgctgctttcaaggagtgggactctaacccggacgtttataagaaatcccactataaCCTCTGATGAACCATCATGCTGCAGGGGGattgatgcacttcacaaaatagatggcagcaagaggaaggaaaagtatgtggatatattgaagcaacatctcaagacatcagtcaggaagttaaagcttggtcgcaaatgggtcttccaaatggacaatgaccccaagcatacttccaaagttgtggcaaaatggcttaaggacaacaaagtcaaggtattggagtggccatcacaaagccttgacctcaatcccatagaacacttgtgggcagaactgaaaaagcatgtgcaagcaaggaggcctacaaacctgacaaacctgactcagcgtccaacaccataatgccctcaaagctcaccaccaagataaggaccctggaactaaacacctccctctgcaactggatcctggacaggCCACCTCAAGTGGTAACGGTAGGTAaatgtaggcaacaacacatctgtcatgctgtccctcaacacgggggcccctcaggggtgtgtgcttagtcccctcctgtaactgagtggccaagcacgactccaacaccatcattaagtttttcaacgacacaacagtggtaggcctgatcaccgataacaatgagacagcctatagggaggaggtcagagatccataagtgtggtgccaggacaacaaccgctccctcaatgtgatcaagacaaagatgaTGATCATGGTCTACcggaaaaggagggctgagcacgcccccattctcatcgacgaggctgtagtggagcaggttgaaagcttcaagttccttggtgtccacaacacctacaaaaacaccaagacagtcgtgaagagggcacgacaatgcctatccCCCCTCAAGtcttcagctgcaccatcgaagGCATGGTTGCATCATCGCCTGGTATGGGAACTGCTCggtctccgaccgcaaggcactacagagggtagtgcgtacggcccagtacatcactggggccaagctttctgccatccaggacctctataccaggcggtgtcagaggaaagccctaaaaattaaaaaaaagactctagccaccctagtcatagactgttctctctgctaccgcatggcaagcggtaccggagtgccaaatcTAGGATCCTAgaagcttcttaacagcttctacccccaagccataagactcctgaacagctaatcaaatggctacccagactatttgcattgacccccccatgttttttaagctgctgctactcactgtttattttatattatctatgcatagtcaatttacctctacctacatgtacatattacctcaattaccttgactaacctgcacCCCcatacattgactcagtaccgttacttcctgtatatacagtatatgtcacTCTCTTATGTTCACTCACCAGATGGTATTATTCTTGTGTTCCGGCGTGTAGCCACATGGAATTGTCTCGTTCCtggttttgttgttttattaaacgttTCATCTGCACCTACTTCCCGACTCACAGCTCCATTATTACAAAATGTTGATTTCTGTTATGATCCCTTTTAATGTCTTAGAATCATAAGAAACCAATGATGTTTTTGTTgtcataggagacttggtaaacAAGTTATGTATTATAGCTTGAAATCATGCTTAAAGAATGTAATGTTGCTCTCTACAGATATAAAATAGAACTCAAGGGTGGGCCTCTGACAAAAATAAGTAATTTTCAAAGGCCCACCCTTAAATGTAATGCATTACGCACATTTTACAGAGTGAGCATTTAAGTCCATTACACTGTTCCTGTGCAACACGTAATGTTACCCAACATTTACTTGCCTCTTCTTCGACAAGTGAAACCATGAGTTAATTGCCATCTGAACCTGATCAGCCGTATGAGATGGCAGAGTCACACGTAGCTATATGCAGAGGCTGCACTATTGCCAGATGACTCGCAGATCATATGAGTGTTTTAATGCCACGAATAGACACACAGCGGTGTTAGATGTTGCACAGTAGAGGGACAGGACAGGAGCTGGTCTATGGCTGGCCActggaatatactgtatattagtctATGGCTGGACATTGAAACATGGCAGGCTAGACTAGTTTAGAACAGGCCTTGTACTTAATGCCACTCTACTCTT
This window encodes:
- the LOC115145514 gene encoding ATP-sensitive inward rectifier potassium channel 12-like; translated protein: MSVVGAHSYCIVSSEEEGLRLGAMPAVTMGNGFGNGKIHTMRRKCRSRFVNKNGQCNVRFSHMDEKSQRYMSDIFTTCVDIRWRWMFLMFTLVFVVSWLAFGLAFWVIALLHGDMDNPGGGDDNFSPCILQVNSFVAAFLFSVETQTTIGYGFRCVTEECPSAVFMVVFQSIFGCIIDSFMIGAILAKMARPKKRAETLLFSNNAVIAMRDGKLCLMWRVGNLRKSHMVEAHVRAQLIKPRITEEGEYIPLDQIDINVGYDMGIDRIFLVSPLTIVHEIDEESPLFGISKQDLELSDFEIVVILEGMVEATAMTAQARSSYLSSEILWGHRFEPVVFEEKSQYKVDYAHFHKTFEVPSTPQCSAKDMAEIEDEDKDPTPTDNSFCYENELAFISRDEEEDEEGKQDMDRVPELERLEATVGLDQRSYHRESEI